In Mus caroli chromosome 9, CAROLI_EIJ_v1.1, whole genome shotgun sequence, a single window of DNA contains:
- the Tyk2 gene encoding non-receptor tyrosine-protein kinase TYK2, whose translation MVGTMPLCGRRAILEDSKADGTEAQPLVPTGCLMVLLHWPGPEGGEPWVTFSQTSLTAEEVCIHIAHKVGITPPCLNLFALYNAQAKVWLPPNHILDTSQDMSLYFRMRFYFRNWHGMNPQEPAVYRCGFPGAETSSDRAEQGVQLLDSASFEYLFEQGKHEFMNDVVSLRDLSSEEEIHHFKNESLGMAFLHLCHLALSRGIPLEEMAREISFKNCIPRSFRQHIRQHNVLTRLRLRRVFRRFLRAFRPGHLSQQVVMVKYLATLERLAPRFGSERIPVCHLEVLAQPERDPCYIQNSGQTVGDPGPELPSGPPTHEVLVTGTGGIQWHPLQTQESERGNSRGNPHGSRSEKKPKAPEAGEHLTESPQEPPWTYFCDFQDISHVVLKERRVHIHLQDNKCLLLCLCSQAEALSFVALVDGYFRLTADSSHYLCHEVAPPRLVTSIQNGIHGPLMDPFVQAKLWPEDGLYLIQWSTSHLHRLILTVAHRNPALSNGPRGLRLRKFPITQQPGAFVLDGWGRSFDSLGDLRLALQGCSLRAGDDCFPLHHCCLPRPREISNLVIMRGSRAHTRPLNLSQLSFHRVHQDEITQLSHLGQGTRTNVYEGLLRVGGPDEGKVDNGCPPEPGGTSGQQLRVVLKVLDPSHHDIALAFYETASLMSQVSHMHLAFLHGVCVRGSENIIVTEFVEHGPLDVWLRRQRGQVPMTWKMAVAQQLASALSYLEDKNLVHGNVCGRNILLARLGLEEGTNPFIKLSDPGVGQGALSREERVERIPWTAPECLSGGTSSLGTATDMWGFGATLLEICFDGEAPLQGRGPSEKERFYTKKHQLPEPSCPELATLTRQCLTYEPAQRPSFRTILRDLTRLQPQNLVGTSAVNSDSPASDPTVFHKRYLKKIRDLGEGHFGKVSLYCYDPTNDGTGEMVAVKALKEGCSPQLRSGWQREIEILRTLYHEHIVKYKGCCEDQGEKSVQLVMEYVPLGSLRDYLPRHCVGLAQLLLFAQQICEGMAYLHAQHYIHRDLAARNVLLDNDRLVKIGDFGLAKAVPEGHEYYRVREDGDSPVFWYAPECLKECKFYYASDVWSFGVTLYELLTYCDSNQSPHTKFTELIGHTQGQMTVLRLTELLERGERLPRPDRCPCEIYHLMKNCWETEASFRPTFQNLVPILQTAQEKYQGQVPSVFSVC comes from the exons ATGGTGGGGACCATGCCTTTGTGTGGGCGGAGAGCCATCTTGGAAGACAGCAAGGCAGATGGCACAGAAGCTCAGCCCCTGGTGCCCACAGGATGCTTGATGGTGCTACTGCACTGGCCTGGGCCTGAGGGCGGGGAGCCCTGGGTCACCTTCAGCCAGACATCTCTGACTGCAGAGGAGGTCTGCATCCACATCGCACACAAAGTCG GCATCACTCCACCCTGCTTGAATCTCTTCGCACTCTACAATGCACAGGCCAAGGTCTGGCTGCCCCCAAACCATATTCTGGATACATCCCAAGACATGAGCCTCTATTTTCGAATGAG GTTTTACTTCCGGAACTGGCATGGCATGAATCCCCAGGAGCCAGCTGTATACCGATGTGGTTTCCCAGGGGCAGAGACTTCCTCAGACCGGGCAGAGCAAGGTGTACAGCTCTTGGACTCTGCCTCGTTTGAATACCTTTTTGAGCAG GGAAAACATGAGTTCATGAATGATGTGGTGTCTCTGCGGGACCTGTCTAGCGAGGAGGAGATCCACCACTTTAAGAATGAGAGCTTAGGCATGGCCTTCCTGCACCTGTGTCACCTTGCTCTCAGCCGCGGCATCCCCCTGGAGGAGATGGCCAGAGAAATCAG CTTCAAGAACTGCATCCCTCGTTCCTTCCGACAGCACATTCGGCAGCACAATGTGCTCACACGCCTGCGTCTCCGCAGGGTCTTCCGCCGCTTCCTGCGGGCCTTCCGGCCTGGCCACCTCTCCCAGCAGGTTGTGATGGTTAAGTACTTGGCCACCCTGGAGCGGCTGGCTCCTCGCTTTGGCTCAGAGCGCATACCTGTGTGTCATCTGGAGGTCCTGGCACAGCCTGAGAGGGACCCCTGCTACATCCAGAACAGTGGGCAGACCGTTGGGGACCCAGGCCCAGAGCTGCCTTCCGGTCCTCCCACCCACGAGGTACTGGTGACAGGCACCGGAGGTATCCAGTGGCATCCACTACAGACCCAG GAATCTGAGAGAGGTAACAGCAGAGGGAATCCCCATGGCAGCCGGTCGGAGAAGAAACCCAAAGCCCCCGAGGCTGGAGAGCACCTTACAGAGAGCCCTCAGGAACCACCTTGGACCTACTTCTGTGACTTCCAGGACATTTCCCACGTGGTGCTAAAGGAGCGCCGCGTGCACATCCACCTCCAAGACAACAAGTGCTTG TTGCTGTGCCTCTGTTCCCAGGCTGAGGCCCTGTCCTTTGTGGCCCTTGTCGATGGCTATTTCCGCTTGACTGCTGACTCCAGCCACTACCTGTGCCATGAGGTGGCACCCCCGAGGCTGGTGACTAGCATCCAGAACGGCATCCATGGCCCCCTGAT GGATCCGTTTGTACAGGCCAAGCTGTGGCCAGAGGACGGCCTCTACCTGATTCAGTGGAGCACCAGCCACCTGCACCGCCTGATCCTTACCGTGGCCCATCGAAACCCG GCTCTCAGTAATGGCCCTAGGGGCCTGCGCCTGCGAAAGTTCCCCATCACACAGCAGCCTGGAGCCTTTGTGCTGGATGGCTGGGGCCGCTCCTTTGACAGCTTGGGGGACCTTCGACTCGCCTTGCAGGGCTGCTCATTGCGGGCGGGTGATGACTGTTTCCCCCTGCACCACTGCTGCCTGCCCCGGCCAAgag AAATCTCCAACCTCGTCATCATGCGGGGGTCTAGGGCCCACACCCGGCCTCTCAACCTCAGTCAGCTCAGCTTCCACAGGGTTCACCAGGATGAAATCACCCAG CTGTCCCACTTGGGCCAAGGCACAAGGACCAATGTGTATGAGGGCCTTCTAAGAGTGGGAGGCCCCGATGAGGGCAAAGTGGACAATGGATGTCCCCCTGAGCCTGGTGGGACCAGTGGGCAGCAGCTTCGAGTGGTGCTCAAAGTTCTCGACCCCAGTCACCATGATATTGCCTTG GCCTTCTATGAGACTGCTAGCCTCATGAGCCAGGTGTCACACATGCACCTGGCTTTCCTGCATGGTGTTTGCGTGCGTGGCTCAGAGA ATATCATTGTGACAGAATTCGTAGAACATGGTCCCTTGGATGTGTGGTTACGGCGACAGAGGGGCCAAGTGCCCATGACCTGGAAGATGGCCGTGGCTCAGCAGCTGGCCAGCGCCCTCAGCTACCTG GAGGACAAGAATCTGGTTCACGGGAATGTATGTGGCCGGAACATCCTGCTGGCTCgcctggggctggaggagggtACCAACCCGTTCATCAAGCTGAGTGATCCTGGTGTGGGCCAAGGTGCCCTCTCCAGGGAAG AGAGGGTGGAGCGCATCCCCTGGACAGCTCCCGAGTGCCTGTCTGGAGGGACCAGTAGCTTGGGTACTGCCACGGACATGTGGGGCTTTGGTGCCACCCTTCTTGAGATCTGCTTTGATGGGGAGGCACCCCTGCAGGGTCGTGGTCCCTCTGAG AAAGAACGgttctacacaaagaaacatcAGCTGCCAGAACCCTCATGCCCAGAGCTGGCCACACTCACCCGCCAGTGCCTGACCTATGAACCAGCACAGCGGCCATCCTTCCGCACCATTTTGCGGGACCTCACAAGACTGCAGCCACAGA ATCTAGTCGGCACTTCGGCTGTGAACTCAGACTCACCAGCATCAGACCCCACTGTTTTCCACAAGCGCTATTTGAAAAAGATCCGGGATTTGGGCGAG GGTCACTTTGGCAAGGTCAGCCTGTACTGCTACGATCCAACCAATGACGGCACTGGTGAGATGGTGGCGGTCAAGGCCCTGAAAGAGGGGTGCAGTCCCCAGCTCCGCTCAGGCTGGCAGCGGGAGATCGAGATCCTGCGGACACTGTACCACGAACATATCGTCAAGTATAAAGGCTGCTGTGAGGACCAAG GAGAGAAGTCTGTACAGCTGGTCATGGAGTACGTCCCTCTGGGCAGCCTCCGAGACTACCTGCCAAGGCACTGCGTAGGGCTGGCACAGCTCCTGCTGTTTGCCCAGCAGATCTGCGAG GGCATGGCCTACCTGCACGCTCAGCACTACATACACCGAGACCTTGCGGCGCGCAACGTGCTGCTGGACAACGACAGGCTGGTCAAGATTGGAGACTTTGGCCTAGCCAAGGCTGTACCTGAAGGCCACGAGTACTACCGAGTGCGCGAGGACGGGGACAGCCCAGTGTTCTG GTATGCCCCAGAATGCCTGAAGGAGTGCAAATTTTACTATGCATCTGATGTCTGGTCCTTCGGAGTAACCCTTTATGAGTTGTTGACATACTGTGACTCTAACCAGAGTCCCCATACG AAATTCACCGAGCTCATCGGCCATACCCAGGGCCAGATGACTGTGCTGAGGCTCACAGAGCTGCTAGAACGAGGAGAGAGGCTGCCTCGGCCTGACAGGTGTCCCTGTGAG ATCTATCACCTCATGAAGAactgctgggagacagaggcctCTTTCCGGCCCACCTTCCAGAATCTTGTGCCTATCCTCCAGACAGCGCAGGAGAAGTACCAAGGTCAGGTGCCTTCCGTGTTCAGCGTGTGCTGA